The Pygocentrus nattereri isolate fPygNat1 chromosome 2, fPygNat1.pri, whole genome shotgun sequence genome has a window encoding:
- the naa40 gene encoding N-alpha-acetyltransferase 40: MGRKSNRAKEKKQRRLEERAAMDAVCAKVDAANKLDDPLAAFPVFKKYDRRGLNLDIECKRVSTLSSITVEWAYELTRANMQTLYEQSEWGWKEREKREEMKDERAWYLLARDAESTPVAFSHFRFDVECGDEVLYCYEVQLESKVRRKGLGKFLIQILQLIANSTQMKKVMLTVFKHNHGAYQFFREALQFEIDDTSPSMSGCCGDDCSYEILSRRTKYGESSGHAHAGSHCGGCCH, encoded by the exons ATGGGG AGAAAGTCAAATCGAGCAAAAGAGAAGAAGCAGAGAAGGCTTGAAGAAAGGGCAGCCATGGATGCTGTGTGCGCTAAAGTGGATGCAGCCAATAAG CTTGATGACCCTCTGGCTGCTTTTCCAGTGTTTAAGAAGTATGATAGGCGTGG GTTAAATCTGGATATTGAGTGCAAGCGGGTGTCCACACTGTCTTCCATCACTGTGGAGTGGGCCTATGAGCTGACCAGAGCCAACATGCAGACGCT ATATGAACAGAGTGAGTGGGGGTGGAAGGAGCGTGAGAAGAGGGAGGAGATGAAGGACGAGCGGGCGTGGTATCTCCTGGCCCGTGATGCTGAATCCACACCTGttgctttctctcattttcGTTTTGATGTTGAATGTGGTGACGAAGTGTTATATTG CTATGAAGTCCAGTTGGAGAGCAAGGTCAGACGGAAAGGTCTGGGGAAGTTTCTCATCCAAATTCTACAGCTCATCGCCAACAG TACACAGATGAAGAAGGTCATGCTGACAGTATTCAAACACAACCATGGGGCCTACCAGTTCTTTCGGGAGGCCTTACA ATTTGAGATCGACGACACTTCGCCCAGTATGTCTGGTTGCTGTGGAGACGACTGTTCCTATGAGATTCTGAGTCGACGAACAAAATATGGCGAGTCCTCAGGTCACGCGCATGCTGGCAGCCACTGTGGAGGCTGCTGCCATTAG